AGCCAAGCCCGTGCTCCCCACAGGGCGGGGATGGggagccagggccctgcagcGGGGGTGGTTGGTGGTGTAGCCTCACTCCTGGCTGACCTACCAGCCCCCTTGCTCCCTCAGCCCGGTGCATGTTAGCAGGACACTGCCGGGTTCTGACAGCCCTTTGGCCTGACTCCTGCAAGCTGTGAATAAACCCTGCCTGGGAACTGCTCAGTATGGCTGTGACTCTGCCTTGTGTAGTGACTGGGAATGGGCTGCCcgcgtgctcggtgctgtacatcCCTGGAACTCGACCCTGCCCCCTGGTGCCTCGCCCTGCCTGGGCTGTCtgtgtgctcggtgctgtatgTCCCTGAACTTGGCTCCCTGCaagcccagcagctcccatgtCAGCCCCAGCTCGGTGCAGCCAGCAGGAACCAGCACCACATGTGCCCAGCAATGCAGGAAACTGCCCAcgcctgcttccccctccccggggagggcAGTGCCCAGCCTCAGCAGGAGGAACCACTCCTGTTCTGCCCACTGGCCCCGGGCTCCCTCCAGTGCCCAGTGCTGGGTCTCGTCCTGGCCACGAATGTGAGAGCTGccctgtgggcctgatcctgctgggCCAGCCCCTGCGCGTCAGTGTGTGCCCTTGGCACTGGGCGTGGGGGGGCGCTAGACATGCCCTCCTCTCCCGCAGCTTTCCCCTGAGTGCCCACAAGCTGGTCATAAGGAGGatgcggggtgggggcagagcagctgTGGAGGGgtcctggcaggggaggggagcccgGACCCCAGCCGTGGGCTAGTAGATCTCGTCCCATCCCCAGGGCTCTTGCTtggcctgcagccccagggccggGCCGCACACACACGAGCTGCTCTTTGCCGAGGCCTGGCACGTGCTGGGTTTGCATGTCCAGCTATTGCAGGGCCTAGCCCTGGCAGGGcggctttgggctggggctgcATGGTACCAGTGTGGGAGCCTGTAGGGCACAGCCTGGCTGCACAATGGAACATCGACCCTGCCAGGGCCTGGTGCAGGGGGAGCCTGGTGCCCGGTGGGGCAGGACATGAGTGCCCAAGGGCGCTGGGCGTGATGGAGCTGGCCACCTGGGCAAGGCCAGTTCAGCCTGGGTCGTGCCCTGTGCAgtcagcacagctgtgctgcgGAGAAGGGGGGATTCGATTCCCAGCTGCCCTCGGGCCCATGGAGGGAGCAGTAATGGGAGCCGCGTGGGCCTGGCAGCTGGCGCAGAGCGAGCCCCTCaggcatggggaggggctggcatcgCTCCCACTGTCATTGAAGGCTGGCGTCAAAGCGGGTCTGGCAGGGAGAGCCGTGGTGGGGAAGCTCCCACAGCTTCTGCCCCCACCGCCACGCAGCCCCGTGGGCCAGACTCCCGGCAGCAGCCAGAGACTCTGTCCCCGTCCGgcgccctcccttcccccggATGCAGCGCGGCAGGGCTGGGCCGAAGCAGGGACCCCTCGGCGCGTGCACAGCCatgggagaacataagaacataagaaaggccgtaccgggtcagaccaaaggtccatctagcccagtatctgtctaccgacagtggccaatgccaggtgcccctgagggagtgaacctaacaggcaatgatcaagtgatctctctcctgccatccatctccatcctctgacgaacagaggctagggacaccattcttacccatcctggctaatagccatttatggacttagccaccatgaatttatccagtccccttttaaacattgttatagtcctagccttcacaacctcctcaggtaaggagttccacaagttgactgtgcgctgcgtgaagaagaacttccttttatttgttttaaacctgctgcctattaatttcatttggtgacccctagttcttgtattatgggaataagtaaataacttttccttatccactttctcaacatcactcatgattttatatacctctatcatgtcccccccttagtcttctcttttccaaactgaagagtcctagcctctttaatctttcctcatatgggaccctctctaaacccctaatcattttagttgctcttttctgaaccttttctagtgctagaatatcttttttgaggtgaggagaccacatctgtacacagtattcgagatgtgggcgtaccatggatttatataagggcaataatatattctcagtcttattctctatcccctttttaatgattcctaacatcctgtttgcttttttgaccgcttctgcacactgcgtggacatcttcagagaactatccacgataactccaagatctttttcctgactcgttgtagctaaattagcccccatcatgttgtatgtatagttggggttattttttccaatgtgcattactttacatttatccacattaaatttcatttgccattttgttgcccaatcacttagttttgtgagatctttttgaagttcttcacaatctgctttggtcttaactatcttgagtagtttagtatcatctgcaaactttgccacctcactgtttacccctttctccagatcatttatgaataaattgaataggattggagGGAGATGCTGGGCAGAGTGAGGGGCTGCACCGGTCCCGGAGTTGGGCGGGAGCAGGAGGATTGACGCaccgggcagggcaggaggtacCCGCTATAGTGCCTGGGGCACAAGCAGGCACTGCCAGGGCAGCAACGTGCAGCCGGCCCTGTGCATTATGGGGCCTGGGTCCCGCTCCTGGAGCAGTGATGGGGTGAGGGGCTCGATCCCAGGGAGGGTGGCTGGGTAAGGACATGGCTGGAGGGGGCGGTTTGTCAGCCCCAGCAGAGCCCGGACCCCCTGCACGGGGCGTTAGCTGAGCTGGATCTGTGAGCCGAGCTCTCCAGGGGCAGTAGCTGCTCAGCTGCATGCTGGATCCCTGGGGAAAACGGCCCCCGGaggcccccctctgcccctgggcACTGGAGCCCTCCTGGCCGGGGTGGAGGGAGGCTCTGCCAGCTTGACTGGCTGCGGGAAGCTGAGGCAGAGCCAGCGGCCGACACCCAGGCCCAGGGTGGGCAGCCCCTGGCCACAGCAAACCGGCTGAGCGGGGTCTGATCTGCTCCGTCCCCCACTGGGCCTCCAGCGCTGGGCACCTCACTGGGACAGGAGCCCagggagtgtgtatgtgtgtgtgtgtccgtcccccTCCTGCCCAACCTGGCGCTGCCCTGGGCACTTCACTGCCCCACCACAGCCTGTCCTTGGGCAGGAGCGCTGACCTCccagggggccaggagcagccgcAGCCTCCTCAGCAGGGCTCAGCGCTTGCCCCTCAGATGCTGGGCCGCTGGCAGGAGCCAATGACAGGCCAGGCCAGTGGGTATCGCCGCCGggctccctgccccatgctgggccttCTCCAGCCACATCACCCTCCTGGGCTCTGGGGATAGGTGCCTGCTGCAAAGGGGCTGGCCTGACTCTGGACAGCACTGAGGATGGGGGCgcgccagcctctcccagcagggctgttggagaggtggggcaggggcacggGCTGTGGGAGGTCCCAGCTCCGGTCCTGCTCCAGGGTGCTGGGCGCTATTGCTGCCGAGCGCGGCGTGACAGGGTGGCGCGTGGCTCCCGCGGGCCCAATAACCAGGCGCCACTCGAGCGTGGTTTATAAATAATTCGGCAGGTTTTTATTACAAAAAAATAATGACAATAATTAATAGAAAAATGCAACTGGTGCAAACCGCCAGCAGCCGTGCCAGCAGGGACTTGCCCGGGCAGCGGCCCTTTGCTTTAAATAGACCTTAAATTATTACCCGCAGTCCCGCCTTGGCTTCGTGGGCAGCCGCTGACCAAACGGGCCGGGGGAGGctggctctctgctcctgggCACTGCCATGATGCCAGCGCAGCACCAAGACCAGACAGTGCTGGGATCACATGCAGCAAGGAAGGCCCTAACTCAGCCCTCATATTCCTCTCTGCAGCGAAGGGGGCTGCATCCTGCCTGCCCCTGGGACCAGGCAGTCCTCTGATGCCCAACGCGCCAATGAACCCTGTGAGACCCAGCTCTAGTGGGGATTGCGGGGGGACTGAGGTAGAAGCGGATTCAAAATGTGCTTCGTGGCTCGCGCCTGGCGGCACGTGGGATGAGTTTGCCGAGGCTCAGCCAGGCCGAAGGAAGGTGCTGAGTGATGTACCATGGACAGTGCCCATGGCCCCAGCCACGAATAAATACCCGAATAAATAGAGACCCGGCACACGCAAGTGTCCCCGCCAAACAGGTCCCTTCAGGAACGCCACAGCGGCTCGCGGTGCAGATTCCCCTTCAAATGGCTGGACACAGAGCTCTGTTCCACGGagccctggcctgccaggggagagcccccggGGGTAGCCTGAGCTGGGGGCTCCAGCATCTGATTCTGTCTTTGGGACGGGCTCCAGCCCATTGGTCCCTGGTACCAGGGGAAGTTGCACCGGGCGCTGCCACTCCAGCCTTGTGCTAAATGGCTAATGCCGGGGGGGTTCCTTGCGGCCACGCCGGTTCCTCAGGATCTCCAGGATCTGGGCCTTCTGCTTCAGCCACTGCTCTGTCGTCTGCTTCTGCGGCGTGGGCTTGAAGAAGGTGTATTTGAGCCGGGGGGCTTTTTGGTTGCTCACCACCAGCGCCTGCAGGGTGAGCGGCTCGTGGAGTGGCCCGCGGCCCGTGATGATCTCCGTGGCTTTGGTGGCCCCGCTGTAGCGCAGTGTCACGCTGCCCGCCAGGCTGACGTCCAGCTCCGAGGGCACCAGGACGTAGTTCCCGTTCAGGGCGTAGGTGCCGTCCTGCCTCCGCAGCGCCAGGTAAATGCCATCGCTGGCCGTGGCggagctgctgctctggcggATCAGGATGTGGGTGGCCCCAGCTGGGATGGTGACCACGTCATTGTAACCGTAGctgaaaggcagagagagacaggcatCAGGACGCTGGAGGGAAagcagagggagggacctgggggcTGGCCCCGAGCAGAGCCCTGGAGATGTGGGCTCCGGCACCTGCTCCAGCACTAGGAGAGTTTGGCATAGCTCCCCCTCATGCCTGTGTCTCAAACCGCCCAGCCGTGTgcaccccccactgctccaggaggggagaggaCTGGGAGGCTGCAGGCGGGGATtgaggagcccagagctgggggggctgaggagcccagagctgggggtgaggaACCTGTCCCTGCTAGGGCTTGGCAGTTCTCGCTATTAGCGCCTCGTTACCATAATCTGGTAACGAGCTGGGCGTGGgggccctggagctgctgctgtgacGCTCACCCCCTGCCTGCTGTGTGCACACTGCCCcatgcccaggccctgcccccgggccagcctgcgaggtggggtggggactcaCCGGGGCTTGGTGAAGGAACCGTAGGTCTTGGAGCAGCGGGACCCATCTCCCCCGCACACCATGCACTTGTCAAACTTCTTCTTGGAGCCGATGACGCGGTCGCAGCCGGCGTGGACGCAGCGCCCCTGCACGCAGACCGAGGTGCTGTCGGGGGAGCAGGGCGTCCCATCCGCCACCTGGAGACGGGCACAGAGTCAGTGAGGCCTGGGCCACTCCTCTCCTGCCACAGTTCGGCTCTACAAGCCGCcctcccccagaggtggctgcattgcaggGTCTGGGGAGCCCTCACTCACCCTCGGTTCCAGCACGTAGTAGTAGCCCAGGGCCCGCGACTGGCACGTCAGCTTGCACTGGTCCTTCTCGGCCACGCCGCTGTAGCGGGGCACCCAGTCCATGGGCGCGGGGAAGCCCTTGAACAGGTCTGAGCGGTGGTTGTAGACGGCGCATTGCTGCTCCCGGAAGGTGAGGGCTGGAACGAGACATGGGGGGCGGGCGCTGGGTCAGTGTGGGGCCGTGCTGGGCCCTGGCGAGTGACCCCCACCTGCCaccacagcctcccccctccctgtgctggctTCTGGGCGACGCTCTCAGGGCCTTCCACAGACTGCCCTGCCtgaccctttccctgccccaggcctgccccacGCCCCCGTGTCCAGCTGGGACTCTTCCCAAGGGGTTCCCCCTTTGTCACCCccgcagcagctgcagctctggctcaGGAAGGGGTATTAGAGCCAGTGCAcagccagggggtgcaggggcctctctctcagctcccgGGGTGGTGCTGGTTGGACCCAGCCTGCCCTCAAGGAGGGTCTGTGCTCGCAGCAGGAGGGACGCTGCTCTAGCTGGCCAGTGGCTCCTGGGtccttggtgggggggggaatgctgTCCCCCCGGTGACGTGCTTGCCCCACTGCTGCCCTCACTCACCCGTGCCGTCCGGGCACTCCTGGGTGCTGCAGGAGCGGTACTGGGTGCGCTTGCCCTCGCAGTATTTGCCGCCGTTGCGTGGGACGGGCTTGTTGCACTCGCGGGTGGAGAACTGCACGCCCCCGCCGCAGCTCCGCGAGCACTCGCCCCACGGGCCCCAGGGCCCCCAACCGCCGGGGGTGGGAGTCTGCGGGGAGAGACAGAGCAGGGTTAGAAACGGGGCCGGGGAGTCAGAGCcacatggccaccagggggcgcccTGGGCCCAGGCACCCAGCGCCTTTCCGCAGCTGGGAAGCATGGGGAGGGGGTCTCCAGCCCTTCCAgtccccagccacccctccccaccacctgccCTACTCCCTCCACACTCTGCCagtccctgagccccgcccccacccctctcctggctcCCCTGTGCCCTGTTCCGCCCCCGCAGAGGAAGGCAAGTGCTTTGCCGCCTGCCCTGCCTTGCAGGTGCCCAGAGCCCGCGGGTAGCAGGACACTCACGTTGAAGGCCTTCATCTCCGCTCTGCTGATGCAGCGCCCATTCATGCAGGCcttgccctgtccgcaggcggTGCCGTCTGCCCAGGGGAAGTGCTTGGTCTGGCACATGAAGTGCCCGTTGATCTTGCCCGTGCACCACAGGGAGGAGCAgggcgggtgcaggttggggcaGTGGCGGGAGTCCGGCCCAAAGGTCAGCTGACACTGCCGGTCGGCGTCATAGTTGCTGCCTGGGAAGGGGGCCGGCAGGCGCAGGGGCTCACGGGGCTTGTCCAGGAGGCAGTGACCTGTGGGGAGGGAGCGGGTTGGCACGTGAGAGGCCTGGGCATCACAGAAACAgacaggctggggcagagctggctcGGGGTGTGTGGTGTTGGGGCCCCCCACCCACTTGGCAAGGGGGCAGCTGGGACAGGAACACTACGTGGGGCGGGGGGATCATCTCCAGACCAGCAAGGGCAGCAGAATCTGCCTGGGCAGAGATGTCCCCTCcttgggccagggcagggaccCTGGTACCCCAGGGGCTGGCTCAGCTCCAGCCTGACTGGCAGGGGCTGGCCGAGGGCTGCTGGGCCCGGGGTGATGGGGGTGggtctcagccctggccctaatgcacagctgtttgc
This genomic window from Mauremys mutica isolate MM-2020 ecotype Southern chromosome 17, ASM2049712v1, whole genome shotgun sequence contains:
- the ADAMTS4 gene encoding A disintegrin and metalloproteinase with thrombospondin motifs 4; the encoded protein is MGSPLCATLALLVAACCHLMLASGERAGAGGYREEIVFPERLAGKAKAGVSGEGLGGSPSQRLLYRIRALGEDLVLDLERDPSFLAEGLTVQYLGRSGQPAAVDGSTEPGSYYTGTVNSDPDSVAAVNYDGVSLLGVLQYHGAEYHVQPLDGGAPNAADGAGAHVLRKKIPEKANGTMCSVGAQALGTAPASGREPRAAAASSRRAKRFASVPRYVETLVVADEHMAQFHGAGLKRYLLTIMAAAAKFFRHPSLQNPVTLVVTRLVVLGPGEDGLQVTANAAQMLRNFCQWQKGLNKPDDADSEHFDTAIFFTRQNLCGISTCDTLGMADVGTVCDPTRSCSIVEDDGLQSAFTAAHELGHVFNMLHDNAKACEDLNSRTSGTRHMMAPVMSYVDPDQLWSPCSARFITDFLDNGHGHCLLDKPREPLRLPAPFPGSNYDADRQCQLTFGPDSRHCPNLHPPCSSLWCTGKINGHFMCQTKHFPWADGTACGQGKACMNGRCISRAEMKAFNTPTPGGWGPWGPWGECSRSCGGGVQFSTRECNKPVPRNGGKYCEGKRTQYRSCSTQECPDGTALTFREQQCAVYNHRSDLFKGFPAPMDWVPRYSGVAEKDQCKLTCQSRALGYYYVLEPRVADGTPCSPDSTSVCVQGRCVHAGCDRVIGSKKKFDKCMVCGGDGSRCSKTYGSFTKPRYGYNDVVTIPAGATHILIRQSSSSATASDGIYLALRRQDGTYALNGNYVLVPSELDVSLAGSVTLRYSGATKATEIITGRGPLHEPLTLQALVVSNQKAPRLKYTFFKPTPQKQTTEQWLKQKAQILEILRNRRGRKEPPRH